Proteins found in one Bacillota bacterium genomic segment:
- a CDS encoding queuosine precursor transporter, giving the protein MEKKLQILTALFVTCLLVSNIIAGKLFSWGQLILPAAVFAYPVTFVITDTVSEVWGKKEANRLVWLGLWMSLVMIAFLTLGKFLPPSPLWRNQNAYETILGTVPRMVAASMAAYLVSQLHDVWAFLFWRRVTMGKHLWLRNNLSTIASQFLDTVIFITLAFAGTVAPAVLVNMIISQYLVKIILALADTPFCYLTVRWARKEGVVTDER; this is encoded by the coding sequence TGACGGCCCTCTTTGTTACCTGCCTGTTGGTTTCCAATATAATTGCCGGCAAACTGTTTTCCTGGGGGCAGTTGATCCTTCCTGCGGCAGTATTTGCCTACCCGGTCACATTTGTGATTACCGATACGGTAAGTGAAGTATGGGGTAAAAAAGAAGCCAACCGCCTGGTCTGGTTGGGGCTATGGATGAGCCTGGTGATGATTGCTTTCTTGACACTGGGAAAATTCCTGCCGCCATCTCCTCTATGGAGGAATCAGAATGCTTACGAGACCATTCTGGGAACGGTTCCCCGCATGGTGGCTGCCAGCATGGCCGCTTATCTGGTTTCGCAGTTGCATGATGTATGGGCTTTTCTTTTCTGGCGCCGGGTGACCATGGGAAAACACCTTTGGTTGCGCAACAATCTATCCACGATTGCCAGTCAATTCCTGGACACCGTCATCTTTATTACCCTTGCTTTTGCCGGGACTGTAGCCCCTGCAGTGCTTGTGAACATGATTATCAGTCAGTATCTGGTTAAAATAATATTGGCATTGGCCGATACTCCATTCTGTTATCTAACCGTCCGCTGGGCGCGAAAGGAAGGTGTTGTCACCGATGAAAGATAG
- a CDS encoding YebC/PmpR family DNA-binding transcriptional regulator has product MAGHSKWSNIKRRKARVDEQRGKIFTKLAREIIVAAREGGGDIDNNFRLRLAVQKARENNMPNDNIQRAIQRGVGGQEGESYEQVNYEGYASGGVAVLLEALTDNRNRTAGEIRHHFSRHGGSLGESGCVAWMFERKGFITVKMEKLSISGDDLMMLALEAGADDLQEEDDVYNIITSPELFEEVKNFLQQHEISIESAEVTMLPRNTVNITDPDEARRILDLMEMLEDNDDVQNVYANFDIPAELMG; this is encoded by the coding sequence GTGGCCGGTCACTCGAAATGGTCAAATATAAAACGTCGCAAGGCACGGGTGGATGAGCAGAGAGGGAAGATATTTACCAAATTGGCCCGGGAGATCATCGTTGCTGCCAGGGAGGGCGGGGGAGATATCGACAATAATTTTCGCCTGAGATTGGCCGTGCAGAAAGCCAGGGAGAACAACATGCCCAACGACAATATCCAGCGGGCAATCCAGAGGGGCGTGGGAGGCCAGGAAGGAGAAAGTTACGAGCAGGTGAATTACGAGGGGTATGCCTCGGGCGGGGTGGCAGTCCTGCTTGAAGCCCTTACCGACAATCGCAACCGGACTGCGGGTGAAATCAGGCATCATTTTTCCCGTCACGGCGGGAGTCTGGGGGAATCCGGTTGTGTGGCCTGGATGTTTGAAAGAAAAGGTTTCATTACTGTCAAAATGGAAAAATTGTCGATCAGCGGGGATGATCTGATGATGCTTGCGCTTGAAGCGGGGGCTGATGATCTGCAGGAAGAGGATGACGTTTACAATATCATAACATCCCCCGAACTGTTCGAGGAAGTCAAGAATTTCCTGCAACAGCATGAAATATCCATCGAGAGTGCAGAGGTTACGATGTTGCCCCGGAACACGGTAAATATTACCGATCCCGATGAAGCCAGGCGCATCCTTGACCTGATGGAAATGCTGGAAGATAACGATGATGTGCAGAATGTCTATGCCAATTTTGATATTCCCGCCGAGCTGATGGGTTAG
- the queF gene encoding NADPH-dependent 7-cyano-7-deazaguanine reductase QueF, with translation MKDSRKNQKNSGAGSLPAVLKPEQIDRGVLEKIPYVYAGRRTDVEIIFPEFTSVCPWTGLPDFGELRISYVPHEECVELKSLKYYLNSYRQVGIIQEDVVNRVLDDLVALLAPVSMTVTGDFNPRGGMKTLVSASYPQ, from the coding sequence ATGAAAGATAGTCGCAAGAATCAAAAGAATTCAGGTGCAGGAAGTCTTCCTGCAGTATTGAAACCCGAGCAGATAGACAGGGGGGTGCTGGAGAAAATCCCCTATGTTTATGCCGGGCGCCGTACAGATGTTGAGATCATCTTTCCGGAATTTACATCGGTCTGTCCATGGACAGGGCTGCCGGATTTTGGGGAATTGCGCATAAGCTATGTACCCCATGAAGAGTGTGTGGAACTGAAATCGCTCAAATACTATTTGAATTCGTACCGCCAGGTCGGGATCATCCAGGAAGATGTTGTCAATCGCGTCCTGGATGACCTGGTTGCACTGCTGGCCCCGGTTTCAATGACCGTTACCGGCGATTTCAATCCCCGTGGCGGCATGAAAACACTGGTCAGTGCATCCTATCCGCAGTAG